Proteins from one Coleofasciculus sp. FACHB-T130 genomic window:
- a CDS encoding O-antigen ligase: MNPLLNFAEKRFSVLALLVFSGLLNFASLNNASEGTAGYAVYVPSVFDKIISLLQLGVYAGTIFFIIARFKSVVRPALRDVFLWGLVATIVISFFWSDFPPISRKAGINVLQTTLFGLYFASRYTLKEQVRIIAWALGIGAVITVMYTLVFRGGGIESGTHAGAWRGPLLHKNLLSRLMLVPALSTLLVALNVRKYRYLVWGVCGICVGVIVLTTSKTALIIFLTLIILLPFYSALRWSDNLAIPFFITLILIGGSLATWGVASWDNLLFSLGKDPTLSGRTEIWDAVIEKIWDRPWLGYGYQGFWLDGGESEYVWRVLRYKVYHAHNGFLNLTVDLGFVGIFFFGISIIFTYFRAIKWVRSTKEPEDLWPITYVTFLLMYNYTESTIVEPHSLFWILYVSVTLSLKRLPMSNIRSFETEERKEGLVETT, encoded by the coding sequence GTGAATCCACTCCTAAATTTCGCTGAAAAGAGATTCTCGGTTCTGGCGCTGCTAGTGTTCTCAGGATTATTAAACTTTGCCAGCTTAAACAATGCGTCGGAGGGAACAGCTGGCTACGCTGTTTATGTTCCTTCTGTGTTTGACAAGATTATATCGCTGCTACAGTTGGGAGTCTATGCCGGGACAATTTTCTTTATTATTGCCCGGTTCAAAAGTGTTGTTCGTCCAGCTTTGAGAGACGTTTTCTTATGGGGTTTAGTCGCAACAATTGTAATCTCATTTTTTTGGTCTGATTTCCCGCCTATTTCTAGAAAAGCTGGCATCAATGTGTTACAAACAACCTTGTTTGGACTGTATTTTGCTTCGCGCTATACCTTGAAAGAGCAAGTACGCATAATAGCGTGGGCGCTGGGTATAGGAGCAGTAATTACCGTAATGTACACCCTAGTTTTTCGGGGAGGTGGAATAGAAAGTGGAACTCATGCAGGAGCTTGGCGGGGGCCTTTGTTACACAAAAACCTCTTGTCTCGCCTGATGCTGGTACCAGCATTGTCTACCTTACTTGTGGCTCTGAACGTTCGCAAATATCGTTACTTGGTATGGGGTGTTTGTGGTATTTGCGTTGGCGTGATTGTACTTACAACTTCAAAAACTGCTTTAATCATCTTCTTGACTTTGATAATTCTCTTGCCTTTTTACAGCGCTTTACGGTGGAGCGACAACTTAGCTATTCCCTTCTTCATTACATTGATATTAATCGGTGGAAGTCTAGCTACATGGGGCGTGGCAAGTTGGGATAACTTGCTGTTTAGCTTAGGCAAAGATCCTACCCTCAGCGGTCGTACAGAGATTTGGGATGCTGTAATAGAAAAAATCTGGGATCGCCCTTGGTTAGGCTATGGTTATCAGGGATTTTGGCTGGATGGAGGGGAGTCGGAATATGTTTGGCGTGTACTTCGCTATAAGGTATACCACGCTCACAATGGCTTTTTAAACTTGACGGTTGATCTCGGCTTTGTAGGGATATTCTTTTTTGGGATTAGTATTATTTTCACCTATTTTAGAGCCATAAAATGGGTGCGTTCCACTAAAGAACCCGAAGATTTATGGCCGATAACCTACGTGACGTTTTTACTAATGTATAACTATACCGAAAGTACAATTGTAGAACCGCACTCTCTGTTTTGGATATTGTATGTATCAGTAACCTTATCATTGAAGCGCCTCCCAATGTCGAATATTAGGTCGTTTGAGACGGAGGAAAGAAAAGAAGGATTAGTTGAAACAACGTAG
- a CDS encoding oligosaccharide flippase family protein — MNLKTQVMRGGVYLVLRQGLGVFISLAGVMLVTKVIGPEKYGLYAATISIFLYLQMLSQLGIEVYLVRREGEEELGVYHQAFTLLLLQAFTGMLLAFLALPLIESWVNIQGFRPVAQVLFLGLPVVLLNQVPMARLERNLDYKRVALIELLGQLVYYVIAFPMAFRGAGVWALVAGWWLQQVQTLALLYWSAGYRPRFAWNWVLVKQMLGYSIGFSTSVWVWQLRTLINPLLVGRYAGAEAVGYVALAIRIIDILSFVKTATWRISIATLGRLQGDRKRLRRAVTEGMGLQILALGPLLVVVSWALPVLIPLVFGDRWLPVVAIYPYIALSNLTNSMFNMHSSTLYVLRRNWEVTVFHIVYMALFVGAAFVLLPRLELVGYGWAEVATLASYIVIHFYLVRDIGSPDYRLAGLWCGTFGIALFAYQLGWWVVLGLVVVALLPSTQQKLRDYIKSIKGVKQEKSSEA; from the coding sequence ATGAACCTGAAAACGCAAGTCATGCGGGGAGGAGTCTACCTGGTACTGCGTCAGGGACTGGGAGTATTCATCAGTCTGGCAGGAGTGATGCTAGTTACCAAAGTCATAGGACCGGAGAAATACGGTCTCTATGCTGCCACCATCAGTATATTTTTGTACCTTCAGATGCTCAGCCAGCTAGGCATTGAAGTTTATCTGGTGCGGCGGGAAGGGGAAGAGGAACTCGGAGTATATCACCAAGCTTTCACCCTGCTGTTGCTGCAAGCGTTTACAGGAATGCTTTTAGCTTTTTTGGCGCTTCCCTTAATAGAAAGCTGGGTGAACATCCAAGGGTTTCGCCCGGTAGCGCAAGTCTTGTTTCTGGGACTTCCCGTAGTTCTCCTCAATCAAGTCCCGATGGCTCGGCTAGAGCGCAATCTAGATTACAAGCGGGTAGCTTTAATTGAACTTCTCGGTCAGTTAGTTTACTACGTGATAGCCTTTCCAATGGCTTTTCGGGGAGCCGGAGTTTGGGCACTGGTGGCTGGATGGTGGCTACAGCAAGTTCAAACTCTAGCACTACTCTACTGGAGTGCCGGATATCGTCCCCGCTTTGCTTGGAATTGGGTTTTAGTTAAGCAGATGCTGGGATACAGCATCGGATTTTCTACCTCAGTCTGGGTGTGGCAACTACGTACTCTGATCAACCCCCTGCTAGTAGGTAGATACGCTGGTGCCGAGGCAGTGGGATATGTAGCCCTAGCCATCCGGATCATCGACATTCTCAGTTTCGTAAAAACCGCAACGTGGCGGATTTCCATTGCCACCTTGGGGCGCTTGCAGGGAGATCGAAAGCGGTTACGGAGAGCTGTCACTGAGGGCATGGGCCTTCAGATATTAGCTTTAGGACCCCTGCTCGTAGTAGTCAGCTGGGCTTTGCCTGTGCTTATTCCATTGGTGTTTGGCGATCGCTGGCTTCCTGTAGTGGCGATCTATCCTTATATCGCCTTGAGCAATCTGACCAACTCCATGTTTAATATGCATTCCTCAACCCTCTACGTTTTGCGGCGGAACTGGGAAGTTACAGTTTTTCACATCGTGTATATGGCTCTTTTTGTAGGAGCAGCATTCGTGCTGTTACCCCGCTTGGAATTAGTGGGATACGGCTGGGCTGAGGTGGCGACTTTAGCGAGTTATATTGTCATCCACTTCTACCTAGTGCGGGACATTGGCAGTCCTGACTATCGATTGGCTGGCTTGTGGTGCGGGACCTTTGGAATAGCTTTGTTTGCCTACCAGTTAGGATGGTGGGTAGTTTTGGGCTTAGTAGTCGTGGCATTGTTGCCCAGTACCCAGCAGAAGCTGAGAGATTATATTAAAAGTATCAAAGGAGTAAAGCAGGAAAAATCATCCGAAGCTTAA
- a CDS encoding polysaccharide biosynthesis tyrosine autokinase has protein sequence METRQYTEDIDFKKYWLILKRRWLPASTVFIFTVALAAAFAFLKKPTYEAEGRLLFKKQNTTSALVTEAGAKIGQLEPLNVLNTPLDTEAEIVRSEPLIQETINSLNLKDKKGDPLKPADFLKQLTVKGIKGTDVLQISVKGKDPQEAAKIVNKLMDLYREKNVLNNRAQAAAAREFISKQLPKTEATVRQAEAALRSFKEQNNIVALEEEGSSAVKAIAELDSKKAQTQAELEDATARVAAFQSKIGLNSQRAMALNSLSQSPAVQQVLIELQKIEGELTVERTRFQDENPKIINLESKQAALKALLQERVGEIVGTNQQVSEANLQIGELEQKLTAELVNAEVQRLGLANQVTFLSRAQEAYKQRANILPRLQQGQRDLQRQVEAAQSTYQILLKNLQEVQIAENQNVGNASLISAATVPEKPVGTRKLIIIAAGIVAGSLLYVITAFLVDLKDPTIKTAKEVRELFKYTVLGMIPSLKKKVTFRSKKLERILPQLPVRDNPHSVISEAYRMLQANLKFLSPDQELKVIAVTSSVSKEGKSTVCANLAIAMAQLGRRVLLIDADLHHPMQHHIWDLTNAIGLSDVIVNQAEFEMAVREVMDNLDVLPSGVIPPNPLALVDSKRMAGLIDNFSKDYDFIILDTPPIVLVADALAVGKMTDGMLLVVRPGVVDTVSAAACKQFLVQSGQKVLGLVVNGVIVENEPDSYFHHAKAYYKEDASTPKMLTAKAPKNSDRA, from the coding sequence ATGGAAACTAGACAATACACAGAAGATATAGATTTTAAAAAATACTGGCTTATCCTCAAACGGCGTTGGCTACCCGCCAGTACCGTCTTTATATTTACAGTTGCACTCGCCGCCGCATTTGCGTTCTTAAAAAAGCCTACCTACGAAGCCGAAGGGAGGCTTTTGTTTAAGAAGCAAAATACGACTTCTGCCTTAGTCACAGAGGCGGGGGCAAAAATCGGACAGTTGGAACCGCTCAATGTCTTGAATACTCCTCTGGATACAGAAGCCGAGATAGTCCGTTCTGAGCCTCTGATACAAGAGACGATAAATTCTCTAAACCTAAAAGACAAAAAGGGAGATCCCCTAAAACCTGCTGATTTCCTAAAACAGCTTACGGTAAAAGGGATCAAAGGAACCGATGTTTTGCAGATATCCGTTAAAGGCAAAGATCCCCAGGAAGCTGCAAAGATAGTCAACAAACTGATGGATTTGTATCGCGAGAAGAATGTACTTAATAACCGCGCTCAAGCAGCGGCGGCTCGCGAATTTATTAGTAAGCAGCTACCGAAGACTGAAGCCACTGTTCGTCAAGCAGAAGCCGCTTTGCGTAGTTTCAAAGAACAGAATAACATTGTAGCTCTAGAAGAAGAAGGAAGCTCAGCCGTAAAAGCGATCGCAGAGCTAGACAGCAAAAAAGCGCAAACTCAAGCTGAACTTGAAGATGCAACTGCTAGAGTCGCCGCCTTCCAAAGTAAGATAGGACTGAATTCACAGCGGGCTATGGCTCTAAACTCGCTCAGCCAATCTCCCGCAGTTCAGCAAGTGCTGATAGAACTCCAAAAAATTGAAGGCGAGTTGACAGTTGAGCGCACCCGCTTTCAGGATGAAAACCCCAAAATAATTAATCTCGAAAGCAAACAAGCGGCATTAAAAGCTTTACTACAGGAACGGGTAGGAGAGATTGTTGGCACCAACCAACAAGTATCCGAAGCAAATTTACAAATTGGGGAACTTGAACAAAAACTGACCGCAGAATTAGTCAATGCAGAAGTGCAACGCTTAGGTTTGGCTAATCAAGTGACTTTTTTATCTCGCGCTCAGGAGGCGTACAAACAAAGAGCGAACATTTTACCTAGATTGCAACAGGGTCAGCGGGATTTACAACGGCAAGTAGAAGCCGCGCAATCTACCTACCAAATTCTTTTAAAAAATCTTCAAGAGGTTCAGATTGCGGAAAATCAAAATGTAGGCAACGCTAGTTTAATTTCTGCCGCTACAGTTCCAGAAAAGCCCGTAGGTACTCGCAAGCTAATAATCATAGCTGCCGGAATTGTTGCAGGCAGTCTACTTTATGTAATTACTGCTTTCCTTGTAGACCTGAAAGATCCAACTATCAAAACTGCCAAGGAGGTGCGGGAGTTATTTAAATATACTGTCCTGGGAATGATTCCTTCTTTGAAGAAAAAAGTTACTTTTCGCAGTAAGAAACTAGAAAGAATTCTTCCGCAGCTTCCTGTTAGAGATAATCCACATTCGGTTATCAGTGAAGCTTACCGTATGCTTCAGGCAAACTTGAAGTTTCTCAGTCCAGATCAAGAGCTGAAAGTCATTGCGGTGACAAGTTCTGTTTCTAAAGAAGGCAAGTCTACAGTTTGTGCCAACTTGGCTATCGCTATGGCTCAACTAGGAAGACGAGTTTTATTAATAGATGCGGATCTGCACCATCCCATGCAGCATCATATTTGGGACTTGACTAATGCAATTGGTCTGAGCGATGTCATCGTTAATCAAGCTGAGTTTGAGATGGCTGTGCGCGAAGTGATGGATAACCTGGATGTGCTTCCTTCCGGGGTAATTCCTCCTAATCCATTGGCTCTTGTTGACTCAAAGCGGATGGCTGGATTAATTGACAATTTTTCTAAAGACTACGATTTTATAATCCTTGATACGCCTCCAATTGTTCTGGTGGCAGATGCTCTGGCAGTAGGCAAGATGACTGATGGTATGTTATTGGTAGTTCGCCCAGGCGTGGTTGATACTGTCAGCGCTGCTGCTTGTAAGCAATTTTTGGTACAGTCAGGTCAGAAGGTCTTGGGCTTGGTCGTCAATGGTGTGATTGTGGAAAACGAACCTGATAGTTATTTCCACCATGCCAAGGCATACTACAAGGAAGATGCCAGTACGCCAAAAATGCTGACAGCGAAGGCTCCTAAAAATAGCGATCGCGCTTAA
- a CDS encoding glycosyltransferase: protein MSSITIFLTSLYGGGAERVLVNLARGFVEQGLSVDLVLVKVEGPYLSLVPPEVRIVDLKGKRLLSSLPALVRYLKENKPTALLSALEDTNIVALLARRLAGVSTRVVVSVHNTLSQEAQNSKQLKRRIAPYLVRWFYPMADAVVSVSQGSADDLVHLGLAKEQIKVIYNPVVTPDLFKKASELVEHPWFEAGQPPVILGVGRLEKQKDFPSLIRAFAQVQQQRPARLMILGEGTERSQLEALVQELGIASNVALPGFVANPYAYMASSAVFVLSSLYEGLPTVLIEAIAMGTRVVSTDCPSGPEEILANGKYGQLVSVGDVKGLAEAIATTLDKPSDSEALRLRADEFSLEKSVAQYRQVLGIDS from the coding sequence ATGTCTAGCATAACAATTTTTCTTACTTCCCTATATGGCGGTGGCGCTGAGAGAGTCCTCGTTAATTTGGCTCGTGGTTTTGTCGAGCAAGGCTTAAGCGTAGACTTAGTTTTAGTTAAGGTGGAAGGACCTTATCTGTCTCTAGTACCGCCAGAGGTGAGAATTGTGGACTTGAAAGGTAAGCGGCTGCTATCAAGTCTCCCCGCCTTGGTACGCTATCTGAAAGAAAATAAACCTACAGCTTTGCTTTCGGCTTTGGAAGATACGAATATAGTGGCTTTGTTGGCTCGAAGGCTGGCTGGTGTATCTACAAGAGTGGTAGTGAGCGTACATAACACCCTGTCTCAGGAGGCGCAAAACTCTAAGCAGCTGAAAAGGCGAATTGCACCTTACTTGGTACGCTGGTTTTACCCGATGGCTGATGCAGTTGTTAGTGTGTCTCAAGGGTCGGCTGATGATTTGGTGCATCTAGGATTAGCAAAAGAGCAAATCAAAGTTATTTACAACCCAGTTGTTACCCCGGATCTGTTCAAAAAAGCCAGTGAACTTGTGGAACATCCTTGGTTTGAGGCGGGACAGCCTCCGGTGATTTTGGGTGTGGGACGCCTGGAAAAGCAGAAAGACTTTCCTTCTTTGATTCGCGCCTTTGCTCAAGTGCAACAACAGCGTCCGGCGCGGCTGATGATTTTAGGGGAGGGAACGGAGCGATCGCAGCTTGAAGCTTTGGTGCAGGAATTGGGTATAGCATCGAATGTGGCTTTACCTGGGTTTGTGGCAAATCCCTATGCTTATATGGCATCTTCAGCAGTATTCGTCCTATCTTCTTTATATGAAGGATTGCCTACTGTACTCATTGAGGCGATCGCTATGGGAACCAGGGTAGTTTCTACCGATTGTCCTAGCGGGCCAGAAGAGATTTTAGCAAACGGAAAGTACGGTCAGTTAGTCAGTGTTGGAGATGTCAAAGGTTTAGCAGAAGCGATCGCGACTACCTTAGATAAGCCTTCTGACTCGGAAGCACTGCGGCTAAGAGCTGATGAGTTCTCCCTGGAAAAGTCTGTAGCACAGTATCGGCAAGTATTGGGTATTGATTCATAG
- a CDS encoding serine/threonine-protein kinase, protein MSNFPDLSSHGYQVVRELGHNRAGGRVTYLALNLKTRQPAVIKRFQFAKINATWSDYDAYQREIQVLQGLNHPGIPRYLDSFQTSDGFCMVQEYKKAPSLAVPRSFDPDEIKKIAVSLLEILVYLQNRIPTVIHRDIKPENILVDGNINVFLVDFGLARIGDGEVTMNSVAKGTLGFMPPEQLFHRQLTEASDLYSLGATLICLLTGIKSSEISQLIDDDYRINFKHLVPKLSLRWIDWLQKMVEIKPKDRYPNAAIALESLKPIYVIRVPEAKLSKPILEFKARKLGERVTQTIAVTNSIPDTLLEGNWEVAPHESDPPHTPDTHTWISFDSVKFENNQAKFKINVNTSRLMADKTYERHLLLHTNSLPETHDITVKIQTAPVPIANKKLPYIALALLVTLAASAAWIEGIAWGGTIAQVGAMGVVMAGFITLFVAAFGVAAAATAAAGAVFVAKLLSRYKVKFAGIDTVVALLVAGIVAFFVTGFGEQFRAANSAAVGFEAVDFAVFMAGFGAQSLAVSCLKRGFSPNLAIGVSLLAMALGMTLGVGFQVGLLNPLVMGAVLAVGLPLGTILFYPPFERARLIGNYRKFEQHLIKP, encoded by the coding sequence ATGAGCAACTTTCCAGACTTATCCAGCCACGGTTATCAGGTCGTCCGAGAATTAGGACACAACCGCGCCGGTGGTCGAGTAACCTACCTGGCGCTCAATCTGAAAACTCGGCAACCCGCTGTCATTAAACGGTTTCAGTTTGCTAAAATCAACGCCACCTGGTCAGACTACGACGCCTACCAGCGCGAAATTCAAGTGTTACAGGGACTGAATCATCCCGGAATCCCCCGCTACCTAGATTCCTTCCAAACATCCGATGGCTTTTGCATGGTTCAGGAGTATAAAAAAGCACCGTCTTTAGCCGTACCTCGTAGCTTCGACCCGGATGAAATTAAGAAAATTGCCGTCTCTTTATTAGAAATTCTTGTTTATCTGCAAAATCGCATTCCCACCGTTATCCATCGAGATATTAAACCCGAAAATATCTTGGTCGATGGCAACATCAATGTTTTTTTAGTTGATTTTGGTTTGGCTCGAATTGGGGATGGGGAAGTGACGATGAACAGCGTGGCAAAAGGAACTTTAGGGTTCATGCCGCCCGAACAATTATTTCATCGCCAACTCACTGAAGCCTCAGATTTATATAGTTTGGGAGCAACGCTGATTTGCTTATTAACTGGCATCAAATCTTCTGAGATTAGCCAGTTAATTGATGATGATTATCGAATTAATTTCAAGCATCTCGTTCCCAAGCTCAGTCTGCGGTGGATTGACTGGTTGCAAAAGATGGTGGAAATCAAACCAAAAGACCGCTATCCTAACGCAGCGATCGCCTTGGAATCTCTCAAGCCTATCTATGTGATTCGCGTACCCGAAGCGAAGCTGAGTAAACCCATCCTAGAATTTAAGGCAAGAAAATTAGGTGAAAGGGTGACTCAAACAATCGCAGTTACGAACTCGATTCCTGATACCCTTCTGGAAGGAAATTGGGAAGTGGCACCCCACGAAAGCGATCCCCCCCATACACCAGATACTCACACTTGGATTTCTTTTGATTCCGTTAAGTTTGAGAACAATCAGGCGAAGTTTAAAATCAATGTGAATACCAGCCGGTTGATGGCAGATAAAACCTACGAGCGACATCTGTTATTACACACAAATTCTCTGCCAGAAACTCACGATATTACTGTTAAGATTCAGACTGCCCCGGTTCCGATTGCGAACAAAAAACTACCTTATATCGCGCTCGCTTTACTGGTGACACTTGCTGCCTCGGCGGCTTGGATTGAGGGAATCGCTTGGGGCGGAACGATTGCCCAAGTTGGGGCGATGGGTGTGGTCATGGCTGGGTTTATCACGCTGTTTGTCGCTGCATTTGGTGTGGCAGCAGCGGCTACGGCGGCGGCTGGGGCTGTGTTTGTCGCTAAGCTTCTATCCAGGTATAAAGTTAAGTTTGCGGGTATAGACACGGTTGTAGCTTTGTTGGTTGCGGGAATTGTCGCTTTTTTTGTGACGGGTTTTGGCGAGCAATTTAGAGCGGCAAATTCGGCGGCGGTTGGGTTTGAAGCGGTGGATTTTGCTGTATTTATGGCTGGTTTTGGGGCGCAGAGTCTGGCAGTTAGTTGTTTGAAAAGAGGATTTAGTCCCAATCTCGCGATTGGGGTGTCGCTATTAGCAATGGCGTTAGGCATGACTTTAGGAGTTGGCTTCCAAGTTGGATTGCTAAATCCTTTGGTGATGGGCGCTGTTTTGGCAGTTGGTTTACCTTTGGGAACCATCTTGTTCTATCCCCCTTTTGAGCGGGCAAGGTTAATTGGTAACTATCGCAAGTTTGAGCAACATTTGATTAAGCCGTAG
- a CDS encoding glycosyltransferase family 4 protein, with protein MKIAVIGAKGLPAKQGGIEHHCEEIYSRVVEQGHEVDLFARSSYTGDVSLSHYNVHGVKVVSIPSLNIKGMDALLSSALGAIACNAKRYDIVHFHALGPALFTWLPKIASSAKVVVTCHGLDWQRAKWNKASSDLIRRGERAAVRFSDSMIVVSEELRSYFKETYGKETIYIPNAPSNMGDSDPTFSYGTSLGLEQGRYILFLGRLVPEKCPDLLIKAFQNLQQEGWKLVMVGGTSDTNEFTSEITEMAANNKNIIFTGELRGPRLAEILRGAGLFVLPSELEGLPLSMLEAMQEGVPVLGSDIPVHQQLIGKNRGMLFQVKNVDSCLRSLEWAINHQNELAVMAKNAQSYVQAHYTWNQITSETLELYRTLTALAPLDNENGKRIPVPSDLVKA; from the coding sequence ATGAAAATTGCCGTAATTGGAGCAAAAGGGTTGCCTGCTAAACAGGGTGGTATCGAGCACCACTGTGAAGAAATTTATTCACGGGTTGTGGAACAGGGTCATGAAGTGGATTTGTTTGCCCGTTCCTCATACACTGGAGATGTTTCGCTCAGCCACTATAACGTTCATGGTGTGAAGGTTGTTTCTATACCCAGCTTGAATATCAAGGGAATGGATGCTCTGTTGAGTTCGGCGCTGGGAGCGATCGCTTGCAATGCGAAGCGTTATGATATCGTTCACTTCCATGCTTTAGGACCAGCCCTCTTTACTTGGCTACCCAAAATTGCTTCCTCGGCAAAAGTTGTTGTTACCTGTCATGGCTTAGATTGGCAACGTGCCAAATGGAACAAAGCTTCTAGCGACCTAATCCGTCGCGGCGAACGTGCTGCTGTCCGCTTCTCTGATAGCATGATCGTCGTCTCAGAGGAACTGCGCTCATACTTTAAGGAAACTTACGGTAAGGAGACAATTTATATTCCTAACGCACCCTCAAATATGGGTGATTCAGACCCTACTTTTAGCTATGGAACTTCGCTAGGTCTGGAACAGGGACGCTATATTCTATTTTTAGGTAGACTCGTACCGGAAAAGTGCCCCGACTTACTCATCAAAGCCTTCCAAAACCTTCAGCAAGAAGGATGGAAACTCGTCATGGTGGGCGGTACCAGCGATACCAATGAGTTCACCTCGGAGATCACCGAGATGGCGGCGAATAACAAGAACATCATATTCACAGGTGAACTTAGAGGTCCCCGTCTTGCAGAAATCCTTCGGGGTGCGGGATTGTTTGTACTTCCTTCTGAGTTGGAGGGATTACCTCTATCAATGTTGGAAGCAATGCAGGAAGGTGTTCCCGTACTCGGTAGTGACATTCCCGTGCATCAGCAATTGATTGGCAAAAACCGAGGGATGCTTTTCCAGGTAAAAAATGTAGACTCCTGCCTCCGCAGCTTGGAATGGGCAATCAATCACCAGAATGAATTGGCGGTAATGGCTAAAAACGCCCAGAGTTATGTGCAAGCACACTATACCTGGAACCAGATTACTAGCGAAACATTGGAGTTGTACAGAACACTCACCGCCCTTGCTCCCCTAGACAACGAAAACGGCAAACGAATTCCAGTTCCATCAGACCTGGTCAAGGCTTAA
- a CDS encoding glycosyltransferase family 4 protein: MRKPVLTIFYQFNPSSISIGGIQTVIRTFVKYAPSEFEIRLVGTENDPSQPIGVWRDAQLAGREIRFMPLFFIENDNFKKLVPTTIKYTAALLGRNLSSDFMHFHRLEPTLFTRNWSGEKTLFIHNDIQKQINSADKKNAILWQRFPAAYFAIERYLVSQFSQILSCNTESVQHYQQHYPEIAERISYVKNTVDNEICYPLTLDEREKGRRTLAQQMGLAEDTRFILFAGRLHAQKDPVLLVRSIAALNNSNVHLLIAGDGDLKDKLRSEISRLGLSGQVTLLGPLAQAELAQLQRVCSVFVLTSAYEGLPMVVLEALASGTPVVTTQCGETPNLLTTDSGVVCEERSPAAIADALRKVLHNGGDYPIEACVKAAKPYSAKTVVGDIYSDMLSRWQQRNLSTSQINQKTFTGVSP; encoded by the coding sequence ATGCGTAAACCTGTTTTGACTATCTTCTACCAGTTCAATCCGAGTAGCATTAGCATCGGGGGTATACAAACAGTCATACGCACTTTTGTTAAATATGCTCCTAGCGAGTTTGAAATCCGACTGGTAGGAACGGAGAACGATCCATCGCAACCCATAGGAGTATGGAGAGACGCCCAGTTGGCAGGCAGAGAGATCCGCTTTATGCCCTTGTTTTTTATAGAAAACGATAACTTTAAAAAATTAGTACCAACCACTATTAAATATACGGCTGCCCTTTTGGGTCGGAATTTGAGTTCGGATTTCATGCACTTTCACAGGCTGGAACCCACACTTTTTACTCGCAACTGGTCAGGAGAAAAGACTCTCTTTATTCACAACGATATTCAAAAGCAAATTAATTCTGCGGACAAAAAAAATGCGATTCTGTGGCAACGTTTTCCAGCAGCATATTTTGCTATCGAACGCTATCTTGTAAGTCAGTTTTCTCAAATCTTGTCGTGTAATACTGAATCGGTGCAACATTACCAGCAGCATTACCCAGAGATAGCAGAGCGCATTTCCTACGTCAAAAACACAGTAGATAACGAAATCTGCTACCCATTGACCTTAGATGAACGAGAGAAAGGTAGGCGCACACTTGCACAGCAGATGGGTTTAGCGGAAGATACACGCTTTATTCTATTTGCTGGTCGCCTTCACGCCCAGAAAGACCCCGTCTTGCTAGTCCGCTCCATTGCTGCCCTGAACAATTCAAATGTTCACCTCCTCATAGCAGGCGATGGAGACTTAAAGGATAAGCTACGTTCTGAGATTTCCCGCCTTGGATTGTCCGGACAGGTAACGCTGCTGGGGCCATTAGCCCAGGCAGAACTTGCACAGTTGCAACGTGTATGTAGTGTTTTTGTACTAACGAGCGCCTATGAAGGTCTTCCTATGGTCGTTCTCGAAGCACTTGCCAGCGGTACGCCAGTGGTGACAACCCAATGCGGCGAAACTCCAAACCTACTCACTACTGATAGTGGAGTGGTGTGCGAGGAGCGATCGCCAGCCGCAATTGCAGATGCCTTGCGGAAGGTACTGCACAACGGTGGAGATTATCCAATCGAGGCGTGCGTTAAAGCTGCCAAACCTTACAGTGCCAAGACTGTCGTGGGTGATATCTACAGCGATATGCTAAGCCGCTGGCAACAGCGGAATTTGTCTACTAGCCAGATTAATCAAAAAACTTTTACCGGGGTTTCGCCATGA